DNA sequence from the Fusobacterium sp. DD2 genome:
TCACATTTATCTTTTAATTCAGGTCTGATTTCTTGAATATCATATCTTGAACCGTTGTCTGAATCTACTGGCCAAACAACTTCGTGCATTTTGATAAGGTCAACGATTCCCTCGAAGTTATCTTCTGCACCAATAGGATATTGAATAGGTACTGGGTGAGCTCCTAATTTATCCTTTATATCTTCAACACACATGTTGAAGTCAGCACCAACTCTGTCCATTTTGTTAAAGAATGCGATTCTTGGTACTTTATATTTGTCTGCTTGTCTCCATACAGTTTCTGATTGAGGTTGAACCCCATCAACTGCTGAGAATACAGCTACTGCACCGTCTAGAACTCTAAGAGATCTTTCAACCTCTACTGTAAAGTCCACGTGACCTGGTGTGTCTATTATATTTATTCTATGGTTTCTCCAAAAACAAGTAGTTGCTGCAGAAGTAATTGTGATACCTCTTTCTTGTTCTTGTGCCATCCAGTCCATTGTAGCGGCTCCTTCGTGAGTCTCTCCAATTTTATGCTCTACTCCTGTATAGAATAGGATTCTTTCAGTAGTAGTAGTTTTTCCCGCGTCGATATGAGCCATAATTCCAACGTTTCTAGTCATATCTAATGAAACTTTCCTAGCCATTAAAATTTTTCCTCCTCGTGTTTTTTACGAAATACTGTCTATACAGAATAATTAAATTTTGTAGTGTGCGAAAGCTCTGTTAGCTTCTGCCATTTTATAAGTATCTTCTTTTTTCTTGATAGTAGCTCCTTCGTTATTAGCTGCTGCGATTAATTCTGCTGCTAATTTTTCGATCATACCATACTCTTTTCTTTGTCTTGTATAAAGAGTTAACCATCTGATAGCTAAAGTTTGTTGTCTTTCAGCTTTAACTTCTACTGGAACTTGGTATGTAGCTCCTCCAATTCTTCTTGATCTAACTTCGATTTGAGGTTTAATGTTTTCTAAAGCTTGTTTAAATACATCATACCCCTCTTTACCAGTTTTTTCTTTTATTAAATCCATAGCTGAATAGAAGATTCCTTCTGCTATAGCTTTTTTTCCATCTAACATGATTGAGTTGATAACCTTAGTTACAACTTTATCAGAATATCTTGAATCAGGTAATACATCTCTTTTTACCGCTGCTCTTCTTCTTGACATTTTCTAACTGTTCACCTCCTATAATTACGCTTTCTTAGCTCCGTATTTAGATCTTGCTTGTTTTCTTTTTGCAACTCCAGCTGTGTCTAGAGCTCCTCTAACTATTTTATATCTAACTCCTGGTAAGTCTTTTGTTCTTCCTCCTCTTACTAGAACGATTGAGTGTTCTTGTAAGTTATGTCCTTCTCCTGGAATATAACAAGTAACTTCTAACCCGTTAGTTAATTTTACTCTGGCAACCTTTCTTAAAGCTGAGTTTGGTTTTTTAGGTGTAGTTGTATAAACTCTTACACAAACTCCTCTTCTTTGTGGGTTTCCTTGCAATGCTGGTGATTTTTTCTTTTCAGATAGAACATCTCTACCTTTTTTTACTAATTGACTTAAAGTAGGCATTTTACCCTCCTTCCTAATTTTTTAAATTTTTAATGTTTTATTTAATGTTTATTATAACTTGAATATTATAATCATTAATTTCAAAAAAGTCAATAAAAATATAGCTACATTTTATAAATCCTTTTCATTATATCACATTTTTCAGTTTTTATAAAGAGTTTTTTAAAGAATTTAGCTCTTTTTCAAGTGCTTCCCACTCCTCCATAATTTCAAGAATTCTGGTATCTAACTCCTCTAATTCTTCCTGCAAAGCCATAAGTTTATCCAGGTCATTTACACGTCCTGCTTCATTATATTCTTCCTCTTTTGCAGCCTTTTCCTCTTCTATTTCAGTAATATCCTCTTCAGCCTGTGCTATTTTTCTCTCTAATGAAGATATTCTGTTTTTTATTTTTTTCTGTTCCTCATAAGAAAGTGCAGCTTGAACTTTTTCCTCATTATTTTCTTTAGGATTATCTCTTTGAGCCAAATAACTGTTATAATCCCCTTTGAAAAGTGATGCTCCATCTTTTCTTACTTCATATATATTATTAACTACACAGTCTAAGAAATTTCTGTCATGTGATACTACAAGTACTGTTCCTGTGTAATCTTCTAATGCCTCTTCCAATATCTCTCTTGAATAGATATCCAAGTGGTTAGTAGGCTCGTCAAGTACTAAAAAGTTTGGCTTTTCAAGCATAAGTTTCATAAAAGCAACTCTTGCCTTTTCTCCACCACTTAAACTTTTTATCTCTTTATAGACATCATCTTCACTAAATAGGAACCCACCACAGATATTTCTTGCCTGCTCTTCACTTAGCACAAAGTGATACATAAGTTCCTCTATAATAGTTCTATTTGGATTTAACCCCTGGTGATTTTGGTCATAGTAACCTATCTTTACTCTGTCACCAATTTTTACCTCTCCACTTGTTTGAGTTTCAAGACCATTTACTATCTTTA
Encoded proteins:
- the rpsG gene encoding 30S ribosomal protein S7, with translation MSRRRAAVKRDVLPDSRYSDKVVTKVINSIMLDGKKAIAEGIFYSAMDLIKEKTGKEGYDVFKQALENIKPQIEVRSRRIGGATYQVPVEVKAERQQTLAIRWLTLYTRQRKEYGMIEKLAAELIAAANNEGATIKKKEDTYKMAEANRAFAHYKI
- the rpsL gene encoding 30S ribosomal protein S12, with product MPTLSQLVKKGRDVLSEKKKSPALQGNPQRRGVCVRVYTTTPKKPNSALRKVARVKLTNGLEVTCYIPGEGHNLQEHSIVLVRGGRTKDLPGVRYKIVRGALDTAGVAKRKQARSKYGAKKA